The Tautonia plasticadhaerens nucleotide sequence TTCAGCCGGAGCGGCCCCGCCCCGGAGACGAGGCGGTAGGTCAGGTGCGTCGTGTTCTGCAGGTGCGGCATGAGCAGCCGCTTCTCGACGACGTGGCCGGTGGGGAACTCGTACCGCCAGACGGGCAGGCCGTGGTTGAGGCGGAACTCGGCCAGGTGGGCGGCGCCGTGCAGGTCCAGCGCGTCCCCGCGGGCGCGCTCCTCCCCGCCGAGGCCGACGACCGAGCCGTCGGGCAATCGGAGGCGGTCGGAGAGGTGGCCGAGCATCAGGGTCCGGCCGAAGCTGCCGGCCAGGGCGGCGATCAGCAGGCCGTGGTAGCGCCGGGTGTGGGCGCCGGAGAGGGTGCCCGAGGCGTAGCCCCCCAGGCCGTTGGTGACCAGCCACTCACGGTCGAGCAGGCGGCGGGGGTCGTCCTCGTCCCGCCTCCAGGCCAGGGTCCGGATGGTGTCGGTCTTCGACTCAGACGGCATGGGGGGCGTCCTCGGTCGGGTGGTCGTCGTCGGCTCGGGGGCGGAGCAGCACGGCGGCGTGGCCGGGGAGGTGCCAGCCGTCGCCGGCCTCCAGGGTCGGGGTGCCGGTGCCGCCGTACTGGTGGGACTCGCTCGACCAGAGGATCTCCCAGGAGGTCCCCCCCGGCGGGGCCAGCAGGGGCTCGGGGGGCGGGTCGAGGTGCAGGGCCCGGCCGAGGTTGACGACGAGCAGCCGGTCGTCGCCGCCGCCGTCGGGGTCGAACGACCGGACGACGAACGCCTCGGGCCCGAGCACGGCGCCGTCGACCGGGCCCCTCAGGCCCTGGCGGTCGCGCCGGAGCCGGAGCAGGTCGCAGTGGAGGGCGAAGTCGTGGGCATGGCCGACCCGCTCGTCGTGGTCGAGCTTGCAGCGGAGGAACGTGGCCGGGTCGCCGGGGTCGGGCAGCCGGGCCTGGATCTCCGGCAGGGCGAGGTCGTCGAACTGCATGAGGAACTCGTCATGCCCTCGCCGGACGGCCTCGGCCAGCTCGGGGACGTGGTCCATGAAGTAGAGGAAGGGGCGGGACGAGGCGAACTCCTGCCCCTGGAAGAACATCGGCGTCTGGGGGGCGAGCAGCCACAACGCTGTCATCGCCCGGTACCGTCCCGGGCCGCACTGGTGGGGCAGCCGCTCCCCCCTCATCGAGTTGGCCAGTTGGTCGTGGTTCTGCAGGAAGAAGACGAACTGGCAGGCGGCGCGGTCGAACGCCGGGGTGCCCCTCCGCTTCGACTGTCGGACGTTCTTCTGCCCCTGGTAGAGCCAGCCCCGCTTCAGCGCCGAGACGAACTCCTGGGCCGAGCCGAGGTAGTCGGCGTAGTAGGCGTCGTTGCGGCCGGTCAGGGCGACGAGGGCGGTGTGGTGGAAGTCGTCGGACCAGGCCATGTCGAAGCCGAGGCCGCCCTCCTCGATCGGCGTCAGGATCTCGGCGTGTTGCGGCTCGTTCTCGGCCACCAGGAGCACCCGGCGCCCGCCGGCCGCCCGGCGGGCGGCCCGGGTGATGGCGGCCAGCAGGTGCTCGGGGGAGTCGTCGTGGACGTCCTGCGTGGCGTCGACCCGGAGTCCGTCGAGGTGGAACTCGTCGATCCAGTAGGCCGCGTTCGCCAGCACGAACTCCCGGACCGGCCCGGACTGCTCGCCGTCGAAGTTGGGGGACTCCCCCCATTCGGTCGTGTGCCGGGTCGACATGTAGTGGCGGCTGAAGCTGGGGAGGTAGTTCCCGTCGGGGCCGAAGTGGTTGTAGACGACGTCGAGGATCACCCCGAGGCCCACCTCGTGGGCGCGGTCGACGAACCGCTTCAGGTCGTCGGGGCGGCCGTAGAGCCGGGTCGGCGCGAAGAGGTCGACCCCGTCGTAGCCCCAGCCGAAGCGGCCGGGGAACTCGGCCACGGGCATCAGCTCGATCGCGGTGACCCCCAGCTCGGCCAGGCCCGGCAGCCGGTCGGCGGCGGCCCCCCAGGTGCCGGCGTCGGTGAAGGTGCCGACGTGCAGCTCGTAGAGGACCTGGCCCTCGGGGTCGATCCCCTCCCACCCGGCGTCGGACCAGGGGAAGCCGTCGGGGTCGATCACCTCCGAGGGGCCGTGCGGCCCCTCCGGCTGGAATCGGGAGGCGGGGTCGGGGAACGGCCCCTCGCCGTCGAGCCGGAACCGATACCGGGCGCCGGGGCCGACGCCCGGGATGGGCCCCGAATGATACCCCCCCGGCTCCCGTTCGAGGGCCAGGGCCCGGGTCTCTCCCCCCTCGAAGACGACCTCCACCCGCTCCCGATCCGGGGCCCAGACCCGGAAGTGCACCCCGCCCCCCCCCGGGAGCGGCTCGGCGCCGACGGGCAACCGCCGCCCTGTGGTCGATCCCATGATGATCCGCCCCCTCTCCCCCTCGGGTCCCGCCGACGACCGCGGCCGGTCCCCACCGGCCGCGCTATCCTTCATTTCGCGTGCCGATCGGCCCCGGACGCCCGGCGGATCGGCCGATCGGCCCTTGCGGGCGGGTGTCCCGGGCGGGATATTCGAGGAGTGCGCCGATGGGTCGCGAGGCCCATGATCCCGAGCCGACGATCGCCCCGCGGAGCGCCGACGCCCCATGTTCGCCTTCGTCAAATGCAAGTGCGGCCGGATGCTCCGGGCCCGTCGCAGCCCGACCCGGACGACGATCACGTGCTGGGACTGCCGATCCGAGGTGGTCGTCCCCCGCTTCAAGTCGGCGGAGGGGCCCAGCTCGGTCGATCGCCTCCGAGGGGCGATGAGCGCGCCCTGGGCCGAGACCGCCGCCGCGGTCATCTTGCTGGCCCTGGCGACGACCGCCCTGATCGCCGCCCCCGTCGTCGGCGTCTGGCTGGCGATGGGGATGCTGGTCACCGCCGCCTTCACCTACGTCCGGCGGATCGAGCACGCCGGCCGGTCGATGGAGCCGGCGGACGCCCCGAAGCCCGCCACGGCCGCCGGGGAGAGGTTCGGCCGGGCGGCCGGCCGGCTGCTGCTGGCGACCGGGCTGGTCGGCGGCCTGGTCCTCGTCCCCTGGCTGGCCGACGGCAGCCAGCAGGTCGAGCCGGCCAGGCCGATCCTCCCGCCCCCCACCCTTCTGGTGCTGGGGATCGTCCTGCTGGTCGCCCTGCCGGCGGCCGTCTACCTGACCACGGCCCGCGACGGGGACGGGACGCTGGGGCCTCGACGCGCGATGGCCGCCGCCCGGAAGCGGAAGGGGGCCTCGACGCTGGCGATCCTGCTGCCCTTGCTGGCGATCTCGGCGATGGAGGCCACGCTCTTCGGCGTGCTCGTCGCCACGAAGAACATCGGCGTCTTCACCTACGACCTCTTCCCGATCCCCCCCGGGGACCGGATCGACCACACCGTCTACGTCAGCGACGGCGACGTCGCGTTCAGCCGCCAGGAGTACGCGAGGCGGGTCTATGCCCATGGCCTGCGGCGGGGGGCCACGCTGGTCGGCTCCGTGCCGATCTCCTTCAACCGGGGGCTCGCCCCCCGGGTGATCGTGCCCGCCTACGGCACGCTCGGCAGCGAGGCCTACCTGCTGGCCCGACTGGGCATCACCCTGGCGGTGGTCCTCACCCTGCTCACCGCCCTGATGTTCCAGGCCGACCTCTTCGGCCGCATCAGCCTGGCCGCCCCGGACGACGACGAGGACGACGAGGGCGAGGGCGAGGACGAAGGGAAAGACGACGCCGAGCCCCTGCCACCCCCCTCCGCCTCCCAGGGCCGCACGCCCGTCGAGGCCGGCACCACCCCGGCCGGGTGATCGGCTCCCGGTCGACCGGCCGATCGCGGCCCGGACGCCCCGCGATGCGACCGGCCCCCCCCGGCCCGGTCGCATCGATCTCCGGGGAGGGGGGGGCCGGGCCCTCAATGCCATCCCGGGATGACGTCCACCCGGCCATCGGCGTACCGCCTCCAGGTGCCTTCTCCCTCCCCATCCCGGTCCGCGTCGACGGGGCCGAGTGCGACGACGGTCGTCCGCCGCCAATGGGTCACGCTCGCCGACCCGAGGGCCGCGACGGCGACCAGGACGAGGAGCATCCACAACCGGAACCGCGTCCGGCGCCCGGGCGGGCTCCCCCGGCCACGTGCCCCCATCTCGCCTCCCTCCCCCGGCCCCCGACGGGTCAGAGCGTCACCCGGTACATCTCCTCGATGGTCGTCACCCCCTGGATCACCTTGGTGATGGCCGCCTGGCGGAGGGTCTTCATCCCCTCGTCCCGGGCGACCTGGCGGATGACCTCCTTGGTCGTCTGCAGCAGGATCAGCTCCCGGATCAACTCGGAGACGTCCATCACCTCGTAGATCCCCGTCCGCCCGTGGTAGCCGGAGTGGAAGCAGGAGGCGCAGCCCTCTCCCCGGTAGAGGGTCAGGCCGCGGTGCTCGGAGGGGTCGAGCTTCAACGCCCGGACGACCGTCTCGTCGGCCCTGAAGCTGACCCGGCAGTTGGGGCAGATCGTCCGCACGAGCCGCTGGTTGACCACCCCCTGCAGGGCGCTGCTGAGCGTGTAGCCGGGCACGCCGTAATTGAACAGCGAGGTGATCGTGCCGGCGGCGTCGGAGGCGTGGATCGTGCTGAAGACGAGCACGCCGGTCAGGGCGGCCCGGATGCCGATGGCGGCCGTCTCGTCGTCCCGGATCTCGCCGATCATCAGCACGTCGGGGTCCTGCCGGAGGATCGACCGGAGCCCCTGGGCGAAGGTCAGGCCGATCTGGTTGTTGATCTCCACCTGGTTCACCCCGGGGAAGTTGTACTCGACCGGGTCCTCGATCGTCATCACGTTGCGGCGCGGGTGGGTGACGCGGTCCAGGCAGCTGTAGAGCGTCGTCGTCTTCCCGGCGCCGACCGGCCCGCCGACGAGCACCGCGCCGTAGGGCCGGGAGAGGAACTGGTTGATCTTGGTCGCCTGCTCCGGCTCCAGGCCGAGGTTGCCCATCTCGAACCGGACGGAGATCGGCTCCAGCACCCGGAGCACGACCTTCTCGCCCCGGGTCGTCGGCAGGGTCGAGCAGCGGAGGTTGTGCGTCCGGCCCTGGTGTCGGACCGTCAGGGCGCCGTCCTGGGGGTGGCGGCACTCGACCAGGTTCATCTCCGAGAGGATCTTGATCCCCCGGACGACCGCCTGGCCGGTCTCCAGGTCGAGATCCACCATGTGGTGCAGCTGGCTGTCGATCCGGAACCGGACGAGGTAGCGGTCGTCGTGCGGGTCGAGGTGGATGTCGGTGGCCCGGGCCAGCAGCCCCCGGATCATCACCTGCTCGATCAGGTCGGAGGGGACGGCCGTCTCGGCGATCCCGCGGAGCTCGGCCCTCAGGTCGCGCTCGGCACGTTCCTCGTCGGCGACCGGCTCGGCGGCCGGGGCGTCGGGCGTGAGGCCCTCGGCCTCGGCCTCGGCGCGGGCCCGCTCCTCGTCCTCCTGCTCCGCCAGGCGGTCGGAGACGGCCTTCTCCAGGTCCTCGGGGGCGACCAGGTGCAAGTCTCGCAGGGCGCGCATCAGGGCGATGTCCTGCTCCTGGGCGTGTCGCTGGGCGACCAGCAGGCGGTCGGTCGACAGCAACTGGCGTTCGAACAGGACCCGGACCAGGGCCTCGTCGTCGATCGCCGTGTCGGCATCCCGGGTCACCACGTCCTCGGCCATCGCGATCGCCTCCGGGGGGCCCTCGCACCGTCGCTGGTCGACGGGCATCCGATCCGAACCTCGTGCGGCGTGCCGTCGCATCCCCACGTTGCGAAATTGTAAGCCCCGGAATCATGCGACGAAACTTATTTCCCAACCTCATCAGGACTTCGATCCCGGCGAGGCCCCCCGGCCGCCGGGGCGGGCCTCGCCGACGGCCGATCCCCGGCCGGTCGGGGCGGTCGACCCATCGACGGCCGGCGGCATGTTCACCCCCTCCCGGGCGACCGGGGCCCGAGGCGAGGCGACGCGGGACCGAGGGGTCCCGGCCCCCCGAGGCGGCCCCCCCCGGCGACCCGGGCCCGAGCCCCGGGCGCCGGGGCCGCCCCGAGGTGGCCTTGCCCGGCGGGGCGATCCGGGGTAGGGTGACGCCCCACGTCGCCGACGCACCGCGAGGAGGGACCGGACGAGCCCGGCCCTCGAGCCCCTCCCCGTCGCCCGACGCCCGGACCCCGGGCGTCGGCCCGAGCCTTCACCCGAGATGACGACCCCGACGCGACCGAGGCTGGGCCCGAGGACCCGAGTCGCCCTGGCCCTCGGCGCGGCCGCCCTGCTGGCGGCGCTGGGCGTGGCCCGGACGCTCGAACCGGACCCCAGGGGGTTCGGCACCCACGAGCGGCTGGGCCTGCCGCCCTGCGCCTCCCGGCTCCGGACGGGCGTCGGCTGCCCGACGTGCGGGATGACCACGAGCTGGGCCCTGGCCACCCGGGGGAGACCCCGGGAGTCCTGGCGGGCCAGCCCCGCCGGATGCCTGCTGGCGCCGGGCTCGGGTCTCCTGGCGGCCTGGATGGCCTGCTCGGCCGCCTCGGGGCGGCCCCGGCCGTTCCGGACCGCCTCCGGCCCGATGGCCGGGGCGGTGGTGGTCGCCTCGGCGTCGGGACTGGCGGCCTGGATCCTCCGGACCTACTGGTCCGGGTAAGCTCGATCAGCACTCAAGGGAGGGGACACGGATGACCCTTCGGCCATTCGATCGGACGCGACGGGCGGTCGCCGCCGCGGCGCTGGGCCTCGCGATGCTCTCCCTGGCCACCGGGTGCGACCCCCGCGCCCTGGCCTACTTCCTCCAGCCCTTCGAGCCCAAGGTCGACCCCCCGGGGCCGTCGCTCAAGGGGAAGAAGGTCGTGATCCTGACCCACGCCACCACCGGCACCCGGGGGGACTTCCCCGACCTGGAGGCGGACCTGGCCAAGGGGCTCGGCCGGGCCCTCGCCGCCGAGGTGAAGAAGATCGAGGTCGTCCCCTACCCCAAGGTCAAGGTCTGGGCCGACGGCCACCCCAACTACACCGACCCCGCCGCCGCCGGCATCGACTTCGACGCCGACGCGGTCGTCTTCCTCGAGGTCGAGGGGATGGAGATCGACAACCCCAGCAGCCCCGGCCTCTTCCAGGGGCTCTCCCGGATCCACGTGAAGGTCTTCGAGCTGACCACCCCCACCGACGAGAAGGGCAAGCCCATCCCCGGGCGGGACGAGGAGATCCTCGTCACCTACGACCAGGTCCTCGAATCCAACTTCCCCCGCACCCAGGGGGCCATGCCCATCAGCGCCACGGTCAACCGCACCGCCTTCCGCCGGAAGTTCATGGAGGTCGTCCTCTCCGAACTCTCCTGGCAGTTCATCCCCCACGCCAACGCGGACACGATCCAGGACACGAGCCTCTGACCCGGGCCTCGTGACGGAGGACGGAGGACGGATGCGATCCGGCCCCGGATCGAGGCCGACGCGATCATTCGCCCCGCCGGCCGGGCCATCCGTCCTCCGCCATCCCGCATCAGTCGGCCGCCCTCGGCGATTCCCCCAGCAGGCGGGCGATCGCGTCCAGTAGCACGATCTCGACCGTCGGGGCCACCTTCGACGCCCGGTCGCTCGCCTCGTAGCCGACCTGGTCGTAGGCGTGGGCGGTGCCGATGTAGCCGGGGCCGTAGTCGCCGTAGGCGGCCATGCAGACGAACCGGTCG carries:
- the treZ gene encoding malto-oligosyltrehalose trehalohydrolase; translation: MGSTTGRRLPVGAEPLPGGGGVHFRVWAPDRERVEVVFEGGETRALALEREPGGYHSGPIPGVGPGARYRFRLDGEGPFPDPASRFQPEGPHGPSEVIDPDGFPWSDAGWEGIDPEGQVLYELHVGTFTDAGTWGAAADRLPGLAELGVTAIELMPVAEFPGRFGWGYDGVDLFAPTRLYGRPDDLKRFVDRAHEVGLGVILDVVYNHFGPDGNYLPSFSRHYMSTRHTTEWGESPNFDGEQSGPVREFVLANAAYWIDEFHLDGLRVDATQDVHDDSPEHLLAAITRAARRAAGGRRVLLVAENEPQHAEILTPIEEGGLGFDMAWSDDFHHTALVALTGRNDAYYADYLGSAQEFVSALKRGWLYQGQKNVRQSKRRGTPAFDRAACQFVFFLQNHDQLANSMRGERLPHQCGPGRYRAMTALWLLAPQTPMFFQGQEFASSRPFLYFMDHVPELAEAVRRGHDEFLMQFDDLALPEIQARLPDPGDPATFLRCKLDHDERVGHAHDFALHCDLLRLRRDRQGLRGPVDGAVLGPEAFVVRSFDPDGGGDDRLLVVNLGRALHLDPPPEPLLAPPGGTSWEILWSSESHQYGGTGTPTLEAGDGWHLPGHAAVLLRPRADDDHPTEDAPHAV
- a CDS encoding GspE/PulE family protein, coding for MPVDQRRCEGPPEAIAMAEDVVTRDADTAIDDEALVRVLFERQLLSTDRLLVAQRHAQEQDIALMRALRDLHLVAPEDLEKAVSDRLAEQEDEERARAEAEAEGLTPDAPAAEPVADEERAERDLRAELRGIAETAVPSDLIEQVMIRGLLARATDIHLDPHDDRYLVRFRIDSQLHHMVDLDLETGQAVVRGIKILSEMNLVECRHPQDGALTVRHQGRTHNLRCSTLPTTRGEKVVLRVLEPISVRFEMGNLGLEPEQATKINQFLSRPYGAVLVGGPVGAGKTTTLYSCLDRVTHPRRNVMTIEDPVEYNFPGVNQVEINNQIGLTFAQGLRSILRQDPDVLMIGEIRDDETAAIGIRAALTGVLVFSTIHASDAAGTITSLFNYGVPGYTLSSALQGVVNQRLVRTICPNCRVSFRADETVVRALKLDPSEHRGLTLYRGEGCASCFHSGYHGRTGIYEVMDVSELIRELILLQTTKEVIRQVARDEGMKTLRQAAITKVIQGVTTIEEMYRVTL
- a CDS encoding DUF2752 domain-containing protein; this encodes MTTPTRPRLGPRTRVALALGAAALLAALGVARTLEPDPRGFGTHERLGLPPCASRLRTGVGCPTCGMTTSWALATRGRPRESWRASPAGCLLAPGSGLLAAWMACSAASGRPRPFRTASGPMAGAVVVASASGLAAWILRTYWSG